Proteins encoded together in one Myxococcales bacterium window:
- a CDS encoding TCR/Tet family MFS transporter → MSKEPKKATLGFVFVTLFLDVLGMGIVLPIAPKLMASFGVAVEGSSRLYGAFVAVYALMLFAFSPGLGALSDRVGRRPVILFSLVGSAVDYLLMALAPTLWLLFLGRALSGLTGASAPAVGAYIADVTPPEKRAQSFGTMGMMFGIGFVVGPMIGGLLGDLGERTGIGMRLPFFVAAAVTAGNAVFGAFVLPESLSPENRKAFVWSSANPFAALPALRRYPAVFELVAALCVRQLGEYGYHATWVLYTTHKFGWTMRDNGISLAVAGLVIAFVQGFALRKLMPRWGEQKAVVVGYGLSFLAYVLFGVATSGWMLYAILVATGLSELAGPATAGLVSRHVPANEQGAVQGAITSVGSLTAVIAPAIATSVFAFFVSPRAPLQFPGAPFFVGSVFVAIAFALVQRSFRKHPIPPAGAAAVEGPAAAEVGPS, encoded by the coding sequence ATGTCCAAGGAACCGAAAAAGGCCACCCTAGGGTTCGTGTTCGTCACCCTCTTCCTCGACGTGCTCGGGATGGGGATCGTCCTCCCGATCGCCCCGAAGTTGATGGCGTCATTTGGCGTCGCCGTCGAGGGATCGAGTCGACTGTATGGGGCGTTCGTGGCCGTTTACGCCCTGATGCTCTTCGCCTTTTCGCCAGGTCTAGGCGCCCTCTCGGACCGAGTCGGTCGTCGTCCGGTGATACTCTTTTCGCTGGTGGGCTCGGCTGTTGACTACCTCCTGATGGCGCTCGCGCCGACGCTGTGGTTGCTTTTCCTTGGTCGCGCGCTCTCGGGTCTGACAGGGGCGAGTGCTCCAGCCGTGGGCGCCTACATCGCCGACGTGACCCCACCCGAGAAGCGGGCCCAGAGCTTCGGCACCATGGGCATGATGTTCGGAATCGGGTTCGTCGTCGGTCCCATGATCGGCGGGCTCCTCGGCGACCTCGGGGAGCGGACCGGGATCGGTATGCGGCTACCGTTCTTCGTCGCAGCCGCGGTCACGGCCGGCAACGCGGTCTTCGGGGCATTCGTATTGCCGGAGTCACTCTCCCCCGAGAACCGGAAGGCGTTCGTGTGGTCCAGCGCCAACCCATTCGCGGCGTTGCCTGCCCTACGGCGCTACCCCGCCGTGTTCGAGTTGGTGGCGGCGCTCTGCGTCCGCCAACTTGGCGAGTACGGCTATCACGCGACGTGGGTCCTGTACACGACCCACAAGTTCGGCTGGACGATGAGGGACAACGGAATCTCACTGGCCGTCGCTGGCCTGGTGATCGCTTTCGTTCAAGGCTTTGCGCTTCGAAAGCTGATGCCTCGTTGGGGAGAGCAGAAGGCTGTCGTGGTCGGGTACGGGCTCTCGTTTCTCGCGTACGTGCTCTTCGGTGTCGCAACCTCGGGATGGATGCTCTATGCCATTCTTGTGGCCACCGGTCTCTCGGAGCTCGCAGGCCCTGCCACGGCGGGCCTTGTTAGCCGCCACGTCCCCGCGAACGAGCAAGGGGCGGTCCAAGGAGCGATCACGAGCGTCGGCAGCTTGACCGCCGTCATCGCGCCGGCGATCGCCACGTCGGTGTTCGCGTTCTTCGTCTCTCCTCGCGCACCCCTTCAGTTTCCGGGGGCTCCGTTCTTCGTAGGGAGTGTATTCGTAGCGATCGCCTTCGCCCTCGTTCAACGCTCATTTCGCAAGCACCCAATCCCCCCGGCTGGCGCCGCGGCGGTGGAAGGGCCCGCCGCGGCCGAGGTCGGTCCGTCATGA
- a CDS encoding GrpB family protein, producing MSHRYKLTRTWHGIAKAVHEGFRVPFTTERERSLRIVGASTAAALVITNPLAAFAALGAAAYVAWTRRELISAMIRLNRLPHPALDLEPWSPSWLEEVARESDRIGGVLNAMQGIRSKVIHFGSTSVPKIPLAKPIHDIAIVLAEDRPTDDLRLALERLEYFVVGPAPHAPTGGDTWAIWLPETTVERENRGAGFSLHLVGPRGLARLESMLTHAAFLRAEPQEAAAYAAAKLAAASASHDGAENYRGYVEAKHAFLLGQKERAAEWAKRTGFEPKDEWRER from the coding sequence ATGTCGCATCGCTACAAGCTCACGAGGACTTGGCACGGCATCGCAAAGGCCGTACACGAGGGATTTCGCGTACCATTCACGACGGAGCGGGAGCGCTCACTGCGCATCGTTGGGGCTTCGACCGCAGCGGCGCTGGTCATCACGAACCCCCTCGCGGCCTTCGCGGCGCTGGGCGCGGCAGCCTACGTCGCCTGGACGCGACGCGAGCTCATCTCCGCCATGATTCGGCTGAATCGCCTCCCTCACCCTGCGCTCGACCTCGAGCCGTGGTCGCCAAGTTGGCTGGAGGAGGTCGCTCGGGAGAGCGACCGCATCGGTGGCGTGCTCAACGCCATGCAGGGAATTCGCTCAAAAGTCATCCATTTCGGCTCGACATCCGTGCCGAAGATCCCTCTAGCCAAACCCATCCATGACATCGCAATCGTACTCGCCGAAGACCGACCGACCGACGACCTACGATTGGCACTGGAGCGCCTCGAATACTTCGTCGTCGGCCCGGCGCCTCACGCCCCCACCGGGGGCGACACGTGGGCGATTTGGCTTCCGGAGACTACCGTAGAACGAGAGAACCGCGGGGCAGGGTTCAGCCTTCATCTCGTCGGACCGCGGGGGCTCGCTCGACTCGAGTCCATGCTCACCCATGCGGCGTTCCTACGCGCCGAACCGCAGGAAGCCGCCGCCTACGCTGCGGCGAAGCTCGCGGCCGCGTCCGCTTCGCATGACGGTGCCGAGAACTACCGAGGCTACGTGGAAGCGAAGCACGCGTTCCTTCTCGGACAAAAGGAACGCGCCGCCGAGTGGGCGAAGCGGACGGGCTTCGAGCCGAAGGACGAATGGCGGGAGCGTTGA
- a CDS encoding isochorismate synthase, which translates to MASSDSGGPGTIRIVSFEAPLVSLEHVLEGAFLANGVIWNDPALERGFAGFGQAHRVSATGAGRFDALADAHTRLPPLLRFGDAVPDDLDVRYFGGAAFLPGAANDEPWEAFGDADFRLPRFLYARSAERAFLHAAIAHDEAASAAAREIAGVWAHLLEAESAQTEAEVVPAAAVHMTPIDAWIPYIETIRRTLVSGAFHKLVAHRRTLVEIGRATTDLSVLRRLRHEMSTSLRFAFRRGDATFLGATPETLFRLERGKLHTEALAGTLRSAGTDAPRLEAQSNRLMASPKDMHEHKLVVDQIDECLRPLCDEVDHASSPGIKKVRNILHLNTPIEAVARSGVGWPSFLAALHPTPAVGGLPKANAAEWLAAHESTARGWYASPIGWFTPSGSAHFAVALRCGVLAYPNAYLYSGAGIVPDSSPIDEYTETSLKLMPMLTALSVETATLRSTFLPGALGMRP; encoded by the coding sequence TTGGCTTCCTCCGATTCTGGGGGGCCGGGGACCATCCGCATCGTCTCTTTCGAGGCACCGCTCGTCTCGCTCGAGCACGTGCTCGAGGGCGCGTTCTTGGCCAATGGCGTGATCTGGAACGACCCAGCGCTGGAGCGAGGGTTCGCTGGCTTCGGCCAGGCCCATCGCGTGAGCGCGACCGGTGCGGGGCGCTTCGACGCCCTCGCAGACGCTCACACACGCCTACCTCCACTCCTTCGGTTCGGCGACGCGGTCCCGGACGACCTCGACGTCCGCTACTTCGGCGGGGCAGCGTTCCTGCCCGGCGCCGCGAATGACGAGCCGTGGGAGGCGTTCGGAGACGCCGACTTTCGACTCCCGCGGTTTCTCTATGCCCGCTCCGCAGAGCGAGCGTTCCTCCACGCCGCGATCGCGCACGACGAAGCGGCGAGCGCGGCGGCTCGCGAGATCGCTGGCGTATGGGCGCACCTCCTCGAGGCCGAATCCGCCCAGACGGAGGCCGAGGTCGTGCCCGCCGCAGCGGTTCACATGACGCCCATCGACGCTTGGATCCCGTACATCGAGACCATCCGCCGAACGCTCGTCTCCGGGGCGTTTCACAAGCTCGTGGCTCATCGACGCACGCTCGTCGAAATCGGGCGCGCCACGACCGACCTCTCCGTGCTTCGACGGCTCAGGCACGAGATGTCCACCTCGCTGCGCTTCGCCTTCCGGCGGGGAGACGCCACGTTCCTCGGGGCCACGCCGGAGACGCTTTTCAGGCTCGAGCGCGGAAAGCTCCACACGGAGGCGCTCGCCGGGACGCTCCGCTCGGCAGGCACCGACGCCCCTCGCCTAGAAGCTCAGAGCAATCGCCTCATGGCGAGCCCGAAGGACATGCACGAGCACAAGCTCGTCGTCGATCAGATCGACGAGTGTCTGCGCCCCCTCTGCGATGAGGTCGACCACGCGAGCAGCCCGGGGATCAAGAAGGTTCGCAATATCCTGCACCTCAACACGCCCATCGAGGCCGTCGCTCGGTCGGGTGTCGGGTGGCCCTCGTTCCTCGCGGCGCTCCACCCCACCCCGGCGGTCGGTGGCCTCCCGAAGGCGAACGCCGCCGAGTGGCTCGCCGCACACGAGTCGACTGCCCGAGGCTGGTACGCCTCGCCCATCGGGTGGTTCACGCCGAGCGGCTCGGCGCACTTCGCCGTGGCGCTGCGGTGCGGCGTGCTCGCCTACCCCAACGCCTACCTCTATTCGGGTGCCGGCATCGTACCCGACTCGAGCCCGATCGACGAATACACGGAGACGTCGCTGAAGCTCATGCCCATGCTCACGGCGCTCTCCGTCGAGACAGCCACGTTGAGGAGCACCTTTTTGCCGGGCGCGCTCGGCATGCGCCCATGA
- a CDS encoding MFS transporter produces MGDDLAKLEPSERGGRPSGRTAFGFLLLVVFLDVLSLGVTLPVLPRLVVVLGGKGDSASVYGVFVASWQVAHLLAAPMLGALSDRYGRRPLLLISCLGLGLDYGLMAVASSLGTLMIGRLISGVTASTFSIAAAYVADTTDGPDRPQRYAWLGATFSTGFIVGPVVGGILGRIDLRLPFWVAGAVTVLTAAGGIFLLPESLPATKRTSLTLGRLNPIAALGVLSRTVRLRWLAAVGLTYFASQYVFQSAYALYVGARYGWRELEIGMALAGTSLTGAVAQTLLAKPISRRFGEGSVLSLALVLAAGSLVFVGWAPFGWLSLCIAPVAAVSGLARSMLQSSASREVGPSEQGRLHGALVCLGGLAGVVFPTIFTSSLSWGGTHGVPGLPFYVAAVCASLAAVVSMLAPAR; encoded by the coding sequence ATGGGCGACGACCTCGCTAAGCTCGAACCGAGTGAGAGGGGGGGGCGGCCCTCCGGTCGTACGGCTTTCGGGTTCCTTCTGCTGGTCGTCTTCCTCGACGTCCTATCGCTCGGGGTCACGCTGCCCGTACTGCCCCGCTTGGTGGTCGTCCTCGGGGGTAAGGGCGACAGCGCCAGCGTATACGGTGTGTTCGTCGCATCTTGGCAGGTTGCGCACTTGCTTGCGGCACCGATGTTGGGCGCACTCTCGGACAGGTACGGGCGGCGGCCGCTGTTGCTGATTTCCTGTCTCGGGCTCGGGCTCGACTACGGCCTCATGGCGGTGGCCTCGTCTCTCGGCACACTGATGATCGGTCGCCTGATCTCAGGGGTCACCGCGTCCACCTTCTCGATCGCTGCAGCCTACGTCGCCGACACCACGGACGGACCGGATCGCCCACAGCGCTACGCGTGGCTCGGGGCGACGTTCAGCACCGGGTTCATCGTCGGGCCGGTCGTCGGAGGGATCTTGGGGCGGATCGATTTGCGTCTTCCGTTCTGGGTCGCTGGCGCCGTCACCGTGCTCACTGCCGCGGGGGGGATCTTCCTGTTACCAGAATCGCTCCCGGCCACCAAGCGGACCTCGTTGACCCTGGGTAGACTCAATCCTATCGCGGCGCTCGGCGTTCTGAGCCGTACGGTTCGGCTTCGGTGGCTCGCCGCCGTGGGGCTGACGTACTTTGCTTCTCAGTACGTCTTCCAGAGCGCATATGCCTTGTACGTTGGTGCTCGCTATGGTTGGCGTGAGCTCGAGATCGGGATGGCGCTCGCAGGTACGAGCCTTACGGGGGCCGTAGCGCAGACTCTGCTCGCGAAGCCCATTTCGAGGCGCTTCGGCGAGGGGAGCGTCCTTTCCCTTGCACTCGTCCTCGCAGCGGGGAGTTTGGTGTTCGTCGGGTGGGCGCCGTTCGGCTGGCTCTCGCTCTGCATCGCCCCCGTCGCCGCGGTTTCGGGGTTGGCTCGCTCGATGCTTCAGAGTAGTGCTAGTCGTGAGGTGGGGCCCTCGGAACAAGGGCGATTGCACGGCGCCCTCGTGTGCTTGGGTGGCCTCGCTGGGGTCGTGTTTCCGACGATTTTCACGTCGAGCCTGTCGTGGGGGGGAACCCATGGTGTTCCGGGCTTGCCGTTTTATGTCGCCGCAGTCTGCGCTTCGCTTGCTGCCGTAGTTTCGATGCTCGCGCCGGCTCGCTGA
- a CDS encoding AMP-binding protein, which yields MSHVTMVFGYTLSTNAWYFDSTYDDLASPCIVTAGGLMSFGEAAARARRLRAFITSRLPDAPSHEPARVAYVAHPDPDVHVLFLALFGMGLTAVPLHPKLTRAEVDVLSSVARPDLVLDADEIARAADDTSYDSGGPERAPAPDPESPATIVFTSGTTGRPKGALLSRRAFLASARASAQVLGWQPDDRWFLCMPLAHVGGLGVLVRCLLAKKSVIHFGRRAFEPRSALDLMETSGATIASLVPTMLARFVEANASPNRALRIALLGGAAASPALVEKGRALGWPLVVTYGLTEACSHVTLGGTSDTGRHVGTPIPGTEVRIVDEQITVRSATLFSGYVDQGPLQLDVDGFYATGDLGEIDGEGRLAIHARRTDLVVTGGENVYPREVELLVEEIHGVREAAVFGVPDETWGQIVALAVVIEPGGPDLASIVARLKERTAPHKRPRLGAVVEALPTNTLGKLVRPRLSEIVPRLERLS from the coding sequence ATGAGTCACGTTACCATGGTCTTCGGGTACACCTTGAGCACGAACGCATGGTACTTCGACTCCACCTACGACGACCTGGCCTCGCCCTGCATCGTCACGGCCGGCGGGCTCATGAGCTTCGGCGAGGCCGCCGCCCGGGCTCGACGCCTGAGGGCGTTCATCACCTCGCGTCTGCCTGACGCTCCGTCTCACGAGCCTGCGCGCGTCGCCTATGTGGCGCACCCCGACCCCGACGTACACGTCCTGTTCCTCGCGTTGTTCGGCATGGGGCTCACCGCGGTGCCGCTGCATCCGAAGCTGACACGCGCGGAGGTCGACGTGCTCTCTTCGGTCGCGCGGCCCGACCTCGTGCTCGACGCCGACGAGATCGCCCGCGCGGCAGACGACACGAGCTACGACTCGGGCGGCCCCGAGAGAGCGCCCGCGCCGGATCCCGAATCGCCGGCGACCATCGTCTTCACGTCGGGGACGACGGGGCGCCCGAAGGGTGCCTTGCTGTCACGACGCGCGTTCCTGGCGTCAGCTCGCGCGAGCGCGCAGGTCCTCGGCTGGCAGCCAGACGATCGATGGTTCTTGTGCATGCCGCTCGCTCACGTCGGAGGCCTCGGGGTGCTCGTGCGGTGCCTGCTCGCCAAGAAGTCCGTGATTCACTTCGGGAGGCGGGCCTTCGAACCGAGGAGCGCGCTCGACCTCATGGAAACGAGCGGCGCGACGATCGCGTCCCTCGTGCCGACCATGCTCGCGAGGTTCGTCGAGGCGAACGCGTCACCGAACCGAGCGCTGAGGATCGCGCTCCTCGGCGGCGCGGCGGCCTCGCCGGCGCTCGTCGAGAAGGGGCGCGCCCTCGGCTGGCCACTGGTCGTCACGTACGGGCTCACGGAGGCGTGCTCGCACGTGACCCTCGGGGGAACGTCGGACACGGGTCGACACGTCGGCACGCCGATCCCGGGGACGGAGGTGCGCATCGTCGACGAGCAGATCACCGTGCGCAGCGCCACGCTGTTCTCCGGGTACGTCGACCAAGGCCCGCTGCAGCTCGACGTCGACGGCTTCTATGCGACCGGAGATCTCGGCGAGATCGACGGCGAAGGGCGACTCGCCATCCACGCGCGGCGCACGGACCTCGTCGTCACGGGCGGCGAGAACGTCTACCCACGCGAGGTCGAGCTCCTCGTCGAGGAGATCCATGGCGTGAGGGAGGCCGCGGTGTTCGGAGTACCCGACGAGACCTGGGGGCAAATCGTGGCCCTCGCCGTCGTGATCGAACCAGGAGGGCCCGACCTCGCCTCGATCGTGGCGCGCCTCAAAGAACGTACGGCCCCCCACAAGAGGCCCCGCTTGGGAGCCGTCGTCGAAGCTCTCCCGACGAACACCCTCGGGAAGCTCGTGCGCCCAAGGCTGTCAGAGATCGTCCCAAGATTGGAGCGCCTCTCCTAA
- a CDS encoding glycoside hydrolase family 3 C-terminal domain-containing protein, whose protein sequence is MRRALVVALAGAALVTTGCRHEPVTVVHVAAPAQPRITSRDVKRIVVDGLTFRDLDRSGSLTPYEDWRRPTEERVTDLIGRMSLDEKAGLLLHPMVRGFSGPRGEILPSPSGSKPRVPEVPYLKTIPPLDDLPPDRLVRERHVRWLLLPARQEPPETTARYSNEIQAAAERTRLGIPAILSSDPRHTKAAWHPKDPVPAHISRWPYPIGLAALRDPHLVERFGRIAAHEYRALGLHVALSPSADIATEPRWNRIEHTFGEDPELVGTMVEAYVRGFQGAKLGPASVATVTKHFPGNGPMKGGYDSHNHYGKWQTYPGGQLSLHEKPFTRAIAAGTAGIMPGYGIAEGFDTVGMGFSRVIVTDHLRKGLGFTGLVVTDWLHYMPWGLEETPREALRQRIFEAGCDQLGDDNETSGIVALVRSGKLPESRIDESARRVLRIMFDLGVFESPFVDEAVAAREVGRPDFVAEGLRAQAESVVVLANPNRILPLGRNFKLHAPGLDPAELIERGYVPSDLANCDAVVVKIDTPYVTRKDGTSFFRVTREGALSYIGADNESELSNVAKLATTGRRVVVLVHMERPGILTELVEIRPPVAILAHFGSNDGPLIDVVTGRVPPKGRLPFHLPRTSTSVDAQREDVPFDLADPLFRFGFGLALEPR, encoded by the coding sequence ATGAGGCGCGCGCTCGTCGTCGCGCTCGCGGGTGCGGCCCTCGTCACCACCGGGTGCCGGCACGAGCCCGTCACGGTTGTGCACGTCGCCGCGCCGGCCCAACCCCGTATCACGTCGAGGGACGTGAAGCGGATCGTCGTGGACGGATTGACGTTCCGCGATCTCGATCGGAGCGGGTCCCTCACCCCGTACGAGGACTGGCGCCGTCCGACCGAGGAGCGCGTGACCGACTTGATCGGACGTATGTCCCTCGACGAGAAGGCCGGGCTCCTGCTCCACCCGATGGTCCGCGGGTTTTCGGGGCCACGCGGAGAGATTCTTCCGTCGCCTTCGGGGAGCAAGCCGCGAGTCCCGGAGGTGCCCTATCTGAAGACGATCCCGCCCCTCGACGACCTGCCCCCGGATCGCCTCGTCCGAGAGCGGCACGTTCGTTGGCTGCTGCTCCCCGCGCGTCAGGAGCCGCCCGAGACGACCGCACGGTACTCGAACGAAATCCAAGCCGCGGCAGAGCGTACGAGGCTCGGGATCCCTGCGATCCTGAGCAGCGATCCACGCCACACGAAGGCCGCATGGCACCCCAAGGACCCCGTCCCCGCGCACATCTCGCGATGGCCCTACCCTATCGGCCTCGCGGCCCTACGTGACCCGCACCTCGTCGAGCGCTTCGGGCGGATCGCCGCGCACGAGTACCGGGCCCTCGGGCTCCACGTCGCGCTCTCCCCGAGCGCCGACATCGCGACCGAGCCTCGCTGGAACCGCATCGAGCACACCTTCGGAGAGGACCCCGAGCTCGTCGGGACCATGGTCGAGGCCTACGTGCGCGGCTTCCAGGGCGCGAAGCTTGGTCCCGCGAGCGTCGCCACGGTCACGAAGCACTTCCCAGGCAACGGCCCCATGAAAGGTGGGTACGACTCCCACAACCACTACGGAAAGTGGCAAACGTACCCTGGGGGCCAGCTCTCGCTCCACGAGAAGCCCTTCACGCGCGCCATCGCCGCAGGGACGGCCGGCATCATGCCCGGGTACGGCATCGCCGAGGGCTTCGATACCGTGGGCATGGGCTTCTCCCGCGTCATCGTGACGGACCACCTTCGCAAGGGGCTGGGCTTCACGGGGCTCGTCGTGACGGATTGGCTCCACTACATGCCGTGGGGGCTCGAAGAGACGCCGCGTGAAGCGCTCCGGCAGCGGATCTTCGAAGCGGGGTGCGACCAACTCGGAGACGACAACGAAACGAGCGGCATCGTAGCGTTGGTGCGGTCGGGAAAGCTGCCCGAGTCCCGTATCGATGAATCGGCCCGGCGTGTCCTGCGCATCATGTTCGACCTCGGCGTGTTCGAGAGCCCGTTCGTGGACGAAGCGGTGGCCGCGCGAGAGGTGGGGCGCCCGGACTTCGTCGCGGAGGGCCTTCGAGCCCAAGCGGAGTCGGTGGTCGTGCTCGCGAACCCGAACCGAATCCTCCCGCTCGGCCGAAACTTCAAGCTGCACGCCCCCGGCCTCGACCCGGCCGAGCTCATCGAGCGGGGGTACGTCCCTAGCGACCTCGCGAATTGCGACGCCGTCGTCGTCAAAATCGACACACCCTACGTCACACGAAAGGACGGGACTTCGTTCTTTCGCGTGACTCGCGAAGGAGCGCTATCCTACATTGGCGCCGACAACGAGTCAGAACTATCCAACGTGGCCAAACTGGCTACCACCGGGAGGCGTGTCGTCGTGCTCGTTCACATGGAGCGCCCGGGGATTCTGACCGAGCTCGTCGAGATCCGCCCGCCCGTGGCGATCCTCGCGCACTTCGGCTCGAACGACGGCCCCTTGATTGACGTAGTCACCGGCCGCGTCCCTCCGAAGGGGCGCCTGCCGTTCCACCTTCCACGCACCTCGACCTCGGTCGACGCGCAACGCGAAGACGTGCCGTTCGACCTGGCGGACCCGCTCTTCCGCTTCGGGTTCGGGCTCGCACTCGAGCCCCGATGA
- a CDS encoding GrpB family protein: MRVLPYDPGWAERFHLEADQLRRSLGDAIHAVEHFGSTSVPGLSAKPIVDIVVELTRRLEPFDRDALRDAGYIYERNVDDPDITFLAKGAHEVHLQLLPRAHPSVLTKLAVRDYLRAHPDEARLYADTKEAIAAAASGVAKDYALGKRAFVDALEARALDWVRRGY, from the coding sequence GTGCGCGTGCTCCCCTATGATCCCGGCTGGGCGGAACGTTTCCACCTCGAGGCCGATCAGTTGAGGCGTAGTCTCGGCGACGCCATCCACGCCGTCGAGCACTTCGGGAGCACGTCCGTTCCTGGTCTATCCGCGAAACCGATCGTAGACATCGTCGTCGAGCTTACCAGGCGGCTCGAGCCCTTCGACAGAGATGCGCTCCGGGACGCGGGCTACATCTACGAGCGCAACGTCGATGACCCGGACATAACGTTCCTCGCCAAAGGCGCGCACGAAGTACACCTCCAGCTCCTACCCCGCGCACATCCGAGCGTCCTCACGAAGCTCGCCGTGAGGGACTACTTACGCGCACACCCGGACGAAGCGCGGCTCTACGCCGACACGAAGGAGGCTATCGCCGCGGCGGCCAGCGGGGTTGCGAAGGACTACGCCCTCGGCAAGCGGGCGTTCGTCGATGCGCTCGAGGCGCGAGCTCTAGATTGGGTTCGACGGGGCTATTAG
- the malQ gene encoding 4-alpha-glucanotransferase, producing the protein MFEERVSGILLHPSSLPGPHGSGDLGPSAYHFVDWLLVAGQKLWQWLPTVHSGELQAQYSPYMALTAFGGSPLLVALEPLVDRGWLRSTGEPGFGAGRIAFPVVDAWRTARLREAWSGFEAGATGEDRSAFLAWTKENASWLDDYALFMSCQGAHAGKPWWEWPQGLASRGAEALGRARAEYSEEMRFWRFVQWCFDWQCLALKTYAEERGIEIVGDLPLFVARNSVDLWVAPELFVLDDAGRPTWEAGVPPDPIAPDGQKWGLPLYRWDKMAEDGFGWWIRRVRRTLRYCNRFRIDHFRGLAAYWEIPADARMASEGRWARGPGRAFVDAITAAVDGAPIIAEDLAFIVTEDVHALRRQYGIPGMKVLLYAFGGDARNEYLPHNFAPDCVAYTGTHDNDTARGAWDSASWRDRRFMAAYLGTDGSDVHWCMIRSLAASVARTVIFPFQDVLGLGSEHRMNVAGTVSGANWSWRFEWSMVGPDPARMLAEITSSSGRCAFEKLGVGSPFAPPGPPAVDDPWKAYPF; encoded by the coding sequence ATGTTCGAGGAGCGCGTGTCGGGGATCTTGCTGCACCCGTCGTCGTTGCCGGGGCCGCACGGGTCGGGTGACTTGGGCCCGTCTGCGTATCACTTCGTGGACTGGCTGCTCGTGGCCGGCCAAAAGCTCTGGCAATGGCTACCCACCGTGCACTCCGGGGAGCTCCAAGCCCAATACTCGCCCTACATGGCGCTTACGGCCTTCGGAGGTAGTCCGCTCCTCGTCGCGTTGGAGCCGCTCGTCGACCGTGGCTGGCTTCGATCGACGGGTGAGCCTGGATTTGGGGCCGGCCGCATCGCGTTTCCCGTCGTCGATGCGTGGCGGACGGCCAGGCTCCGTGAGGCATGGTCGGGATTCGAAGCGGGTGCCACCGGCGAGGACCGAAGCGCGTTCTTGGCATGGACGAAGGAAAACGCGAGCTGGCTCGACGACTATGCGCTGTTCATGTCGTGCCAGGGCGCGCATGCTGGCAAACCGTGGTGGGAGTGGCCACAAGGGCTCGCGTCCCGAGGCGCCGAGGCCCTCGGTCGTGCGAGGGCCGAATACTCCGAGGAGATGCGTTTTTGGCGGTTCGTCCAGTGGTGCTTCGACTGGCAGTGCCTCGCCCTGAAGACCTACGCGGAGGAGCGCGGGATCGAGATCGTCGGGGATCTCCCGCTCTTCGTCGCCAGGAACAGCGTCGACCTATGGGTGGCGCCGGAGCTCTTCGTGCTCGACGACGCCGGCCGTCCCACGTGGGAGGCGGGAGTCCCCCCCGACCCGATCGCCCCGGACGGGCAGAAGTGGGGGCTGCCTCTCTATCGATGGGACAAGATGGCCGAAGATGGCTTCGGTTGGTGGATTCGGCGCGTACGGCGCACACTCCGCTACTGTAACCGATTCCGGATCGATCACTTTCGGGGGCTGGCGGCATACTGGGAAATTCCTGCGGATGCTCGTATGGCGTCGGAGGGGCGGTGGGCGCGCGGACCCGGGAGGGCGTTCGTAGACGCGATCACGGCCGCGGTCGACGGGGCGCCCATCATTGCCGAGGACCTCGCGTTCATCGTCACGGAGGACGTGCACGCCCTGCGTCGCCAGTACGGAATTCCTGGGATGAAGGTGCTGCTCTACGCATTCGGCGGAGACGCGCGGAACGAGTATCTCCCCCACAACTTCGCACCCGACTGTGTGGCTTACACTGGCACACATGACAATGACACGGCGCGGGGGGCGTGGGACTCGGCGTCGTGGCGGGACCGCCGGTTCATGGCAGCCTACCTGGGGACGGACGGCAGCGACGTGCATTGGTGCATGATTCGATCGCTCGCCGCGTCGGTTGCGAGAACGGTGATCTTTCCCTTTCAAGACGTGCTGGGGCTCGGCAGCGAGCACCGCATGAACGTCGCCGGCACGGTGAGCGGCGCCAATTGGAGCTGGCGTTTCGAGTGGAGCATGGTCGGACCCGACCCAGCGCGAATGCTGGCCGAGATTACCTCGAGTAGCGGACGATGCGCCTTCGAGAAGCTCGGCGTCGGCTCCCCATTTGCGCCTCCAGGGCCGCCTGCGGTCGACGACCCGTGGAAAGCCTATCCGTTTTGA
- a CDS encoding glycosyltransferase family 1 protein, with protein sequence MKEIAHEATVVHVTLGTTEANRTPGLYRTILDALRDEPVEVVVSVGRPYVADELGPVASNVHVHELVEHGHLLPRCSVVVSNGGYGTVMASLACGVPGVVVPIQADQPRNAARASDLGFAVSVPRPEWSVDAIRSAVRAVLGGGSYRAAAIRAKADIEQLPSIEEIIPKVEALV encoded by the coding sequence TTGAAAGAGATCGCCCATGAGGCCACGGTCGTTCACGTAACGCTGGGAACTACGGAGGCCAACCGCACCCCCGGCCTCTACCGCACCATCCTCGACGCGCTCCGTGATGAGCCCGTCGAGGTCGTCGTGTCCGTCGGACGGCCCTATGTTGCAGACGAGCTCGGGCCTGTCGCGTCGAACGTCCACGTCCACGAGCTCGTGGAACATGGGCATCTGCTTCCTCGATGCTCCGTGGTCGTGAGCAACGGGGGCTATGGGACGGTGATGGCGAGCCTCGCGTGCGGCGTTCCAGGTGTCGTCGTGCCCATCCAGGCCGACCAACCGCGGAATGCTGCCCGCGCGTCGGACCTTGGCTTTGCCGTGTCCGTGCCGAGACCCGAGTGGTCCGTCGACGCCATTCGGTCGGCGGTTCGGGCGGTGCTCGGTGGTGGGAGCTATCGTGCGGCCGCGATTCGAGCAAAGGCTGACATTGAGCAGCTTCCCTCGATAGAGGAGATTATCCCGAAGGTCGAGGCGCTCGTATGA